A window of the Miscanthus floridulus cultivar M001 chromosome 14, ASM1932011v1, whole genome shotgun sequence genome harbors these coding sequences:
- the LOC136502719 gene encoding sodium/hydrogen exchanger 7-like isoform X2 has protein sequence MGGDAEPDDAVLFVGVSLVLGIASRHLLRGTRVPYTVALLVLGVALGSLEYGTQHGLGKLGAGIHIWANINPDLLLAVFLPALLFESSFSMEVHQIKRCMAQIVLLAGPGVVISTVLLGAAVKLTFPYNWSWKTSLLLGGLLSATDPVAVVALLKELGASKKLSTIIEGESLMNDGTSIVVYQLFYRMVLGRTFDAGSIIKFLSEVSLGAVALGLAFGIVSILWLGFIFNDTIIEISLTLAVSYIAFFTAQDSLEVSGVLTVMTLGMFYAAFAKTAFKGESQQSLHHFWEMVAYIANTLIFILSGVVIADGVLQNNAHFERHGSSWGFLLLLYVFVQISRLIVVGVLYPLLHHFGYGLDLKEAMILVWSGLRGAVALSLSLSVKRTSDTVQPYLKPEVGAMFVFFTGGIVFLTLIFNGSTTQFLLHMLGMDKLSATKLRILKYTRYEMLNKALEAFGELRDDEELGPADWITVKKYITCLNDLDNEPEHPHDVGDRDDRMHTMNLTDIRVRLLNGVQAAYWGMLEEGRITQATANILMRSVDEAMDLVSRQTLCDWKGLKSNVQFPNYYRLPRKLVTYFTVKRLESGCYICAAFLRAHRIARRQLHDFLGDSEVARTVIDESNAEGEEARRFLEDVRVASPQVLRVLKTRQVTYSVLTHLSEYIQNLQKTGLLEEKEMVQLDDGLQTDLKKLQRNPPIVKTSTIRVPSRLTTSEHV, from the exons ATGGGGGGCGACGCTGAGCCTGACGATGCGGTGCTCTTCGTTGGGGTGTCGCTGGTACTGGGCATCGCCTCCCGCCACCTCCTCCGCGGCACCCGCGTCCCCTACACCGTCGCCCTTCTCGTCCTCGGCGTCGCGCTTGGATCCCTCG AATATGGAACACAACATGGTCTAGGCAAACTTGGAGCTGGAATTCATATAT GGGCTAACATAAACCCTGATCTTCTGCTGGCTGTTTTTTTACCTGCTCTCCTCTTTGAAAGCTCCTTCTCCATGGAAGTACACCAAATAAAG AGATGTATGGCACAGATTGTGTTACTTGCTGGACCAGGTGTGGTAATATCAACAGTTTTACTTGGCGCTGCCGTAAAG CTCACATTTCCTTACAACTGGAGCTGGAAAACATCATTGTTGCTTGGCGGACTGCTTAGTGCAACTGATCCAGTTGCTGTGGTTGCACTGctaaaagaactcggagcaagtAAAAAGCTTAGTACAATCATTGAGGGTGAATCCTTAATGAATGATGG GACCTCTATTGTTGTCTATCAGTTATTCTATCGAATGGTGCTTGGAAGAACCTTTGATGCTGGCTCAATAATAAAGTTCTTGTCTGAAGTTTCACTTGGAGC TGTTGCTCTGGGCCTTGCATTTGGAATCGTGTCAATACTGTGGCTGGGCTTTATTTTTAACGATACAATCATAGAGATTTCACTTACTCTTGCTGTCAGCTATATAGCTTTCTTCACT GCGCAAGACTCATTGGAGGTCTCCGGTGTTTTGACTGTCATGACGCTGGGAAT GTTCTATGCAGCTTTTGCAAAAACTGCTTTTAAGGGTGAAAGTCAGCAAAGTTTACACCATTTCTG GGAAATGGTTGCCTACATTGCAAACACACTTATTTTTATATTGAG TGGCGTTGTTATTGCAGATGGCGTTCTACAAAATAATGCCCACTTTGAGAGGCACG GCAGTTCATGGGGCTTCCTTCTTCTGCTCTATGTCTTTGTACAAATATCTCGACTTATAGTTGTTGGTGTTTTGTACCCATTGTTGCATCACTTTGGGTATGGGTTGGACTTGAAAGAGGCCATGATTCTTGTTTGGTCTGGGCTGCGTGGGGCTGTTGCTCTGTCACTGTCATTATCTGTTAAG CGTACCAGCGATACAGTTCAACCTTACCTTAAACCAGAAGTTGGAGCAATG TTTGTGTTCTTCACTGGTGGCATCGTGTTTCTTACATTGATTTTTAATGGCTCAACCACACAATTTTTGCTACATATGCTCGGCATGGACAAATTGTCGGCCACAAAG CTTCGTATATTGAAATATACAAGATATGAAATGCTAAACAAAGCATTAGAGGCTTTTGGTGAGCTAAGGGATGACGAGGAACTTGGACCTGCTGACTGGATTACTGTAAAgaaatatatcacatgtttgaaTGACCTAGACAATGAGCCAGAGCATCCCCATGATGTTGGTGACAGAGATGACCGCATGCATACCATGAACTTAACAGATATCCGAGTGCGGCTTTTGAATG GTGTGCAAGCCGCTTACTGGGGAATGCTTGAAGAAGGACGAATAACTCAAGCTACAGCAAATATTCTGATGAGATCGGTTGATGAAGCTATGGATCTTGTTTCCAGACAAACATTATGTGATTGGAAAGGTTTAAAGTCCAATGTCCAGTTCCCAAATTACTATAGGTTACCACGAAAGCTTGTCACATACTTCACAGTCAAAAGATTAGAGTCTGGATGTTACATCTGTGCTGCATTTCTCCGTGCTCACAGAATCGCAAGGCGGCAGCTACATGATTTTCTTG GCGATAGTGAGGTTGCGAGAACTGTTATTGATGAAAGTAACGCTGAGGGAGAGGAAGCTAGAAGATTCTTGGAAGATGTTCGAGTTGCATCCCCGCAG GTGCTACGAGTGCTGAAGACACGACAAGTCACATATTCTGTGCTGACACACTTGAGTGAGTATATTCAGAACCTCCAGAAGACTGGGCTGCTAGAAGAGAAGGAAATGGTCCAATTAGATGATGGTCTGCAG ACAGACTTGAAGAAGTTGCAGAGGAATCCACCAATAGTGAAAACTAGTACAATCCGCGTGCCATCACGCTTGACGACAAGCGAGCATGTTTAG
- the LOC136502719 gene encoding sodium/hydrogen exchanger 7-like isoform X4 yields MGGDAEPDDAVLFVGVSLVLGIASRHLLRGTRVPYTVALLVLGVALGSLEYGTQHGLGKLGAGIHIWANINPDLLLAVFLPALLFESSFSMEVHQIKRCMAQIVLLAGPGVVISTVLLGAAVKLTFPYNWSWKTSLLLGGLLSATDPVAVVALLKELGASKKLSTIIEGESLMNDGTSIVVYQLFYRMVLGRTFDAGSIIKFLSEVSLGAVALGLAFGIVSILWLGFIFNDTIIEISLTLAVSYIAFFTAQDSLEVSGVLTVMTLGMFYAAFAKTAFKGESQQSLHHFWEMVAYIANTLIFILSGVVIADGVLQNNAHFERHGSSWGFLLLLYVFVQISRLIVVGVLYPLLHHFGYGLDLKEAMILVWSGLRGAVALSLSLSVKRTSDTVQPYLKPEVGAMFVFFTGGIVFLTLIFNGSTTQFLLHMLGMDKLSATKLRILKYTRYEMLNKALEAFGELRDDEELGPADWITVKKYITCLNDLDNEPEHPHDVGDRDDRMHTMNLTDIRVRLLNGVQAAYWGMLEEGRITQATANILMRSVDEAMDLVSRQTLCDWKGLKSNVQFPNYYRLPRKLVTYFTVKRLESGCYICAAFLRAHRIARRQLHDFLGDSEVARTVIDESNAEGEEARRFLEDVRVASPQVLRVLKTRQVTYSVLTHLSEYIQNLQKTGLLEEKEMVQLDDGLQT; encoded by the exons ATGGGGGGCGACGCTGAGCCTGACGATGCGGTGCTCTTCGTTGGGGTGTCGCTGGTACTGGGCATCGCCTCCCGCCACCTCCTCCGCGGCACCCGCGTCCCCTACACCGTCGCCCTTCTCGTCCTCGGCGTCGCGCTTGGATCCCTCG AATATGGAACACAACATGGTCTAGGCAAACTTGGAGCTGGAATTCATATAT GGGCTAACATAAACCCTGATCTTCTGCTGGCTGTTTTTTTACCTGCTCTCCTCTTTGAAAGCTCCTTCTCCATGGAAGTACACCAAATAAAG AGATGTATGGCACAGATTGTGTTACTTGCTGGACCAGGTGTGGTAATATCAACAGTTTTACTTGGCGCTGCCGTAAAG CTCACATTTCCTTACAACTGGAGCTGGAAAACATCATTGTTGCTTGGCGGACTGCTTAGTGCAACTGATCCAGTTGCTGTGGTTGCACTGctaaaagaactcggagcaagtAAAAAGCTTAGTACAATCATTGAGGGTGAATCCTTAATGAATGATGG GACCTCTATTGTTGTCTATCAGTTATTCTATCGAATGGTGCTTGGAAGAACCTTTGATGCTGGCTCAATAATAAAGTTCTTGTCTGAAGTTTCACTTGGAGC TGTTGCTCTGGGCCTTGCATTTGGAATCGTGTCAATACTGTGGCTGGGCTTTATTTTTAACGATACAATCATAGAGATTTCACTTACTCTTGCTGTCAGCTATATAGCTTTCTTCACT GCGCAAGACTCATTGGAGGTCTCCGGTGTTTTGACTGTCATGACGCTGGGAAT GTTCTATGCAGCTTTTGCAAAAACTGCTTTTAAGGGTGAAAGTCAGCAAAGTTTACACCATTTCTG GGAAATGGTTGCCTACATTGCAAACACACTTATTTTTATATTGAG TGGCGTTGTTATTGCAGATGGCGTTCTACAAAATAATGCCCACTTTGAGAGGCACG GCAGTTCATGGGGCTTCCTTCTTCTGCTCTATGTCTTTGTACAAATATCTCGACTTATAGTTGTTGGTGTTTTGTACCCATTGTTGCATCACTTTGGGTATGGGTTGGACTTGAAAGAGGCCATGATTCTTGTTTGGTCTGGGCTGCGTGGGGCTGTTGCTCTGTCACTGTCATTATCTGTTAAG CGTACCAGCGATACAGTTCAACCTTACCTTAAACCAGAAGTTGGAGCAATG TTTGTGTTCTTCACTGGTGGCATCGTGTTTCTTACATTGATTTTTAATGGCTCAACCACACAATTTTTGCTACATATGCTCGGCATGGACAAATTGTCGGCCACAAAG CTTCGTATATTGAAATATACAAGATATGAAATGCTAAACAAAGCATTAGAGGCTTTTGGTGAGCTAAGGGATGACGAGGAACTTGGACCTGCTGACTGGATTACTGTAAAgaaatatatcacatgtttgaaTGACCTAGACAATGAGCCAGAGCATCCCCATGATGTTGGTGACAGAGATGACCGCATGCATACCATGAACTTAACAGATATCCGAGTGCGGCTTTTGAATG GTGTGCAAGCCGCTTACTGGGGAATGCTTGAAGAAGGACGAATAACTCAAGCTACAGCAAATATTCTGATGAGATCGGTTGATGAAGCTATGGATCTTGTTTCCAGACAAACATTATGTGATTGGAAAGGTTTAAAGTCCAATGTCCAGTTCCCAAATTACTATAGGTTACCACGAAAGCTTGTCACATACTTCACAGTCAAAAGATTAGAGTCTGGATGTTACATCTGTGCTGCATTTCTCCGTGCTCACAGAATCGCAAGGCGGCAGCTACATGATTTTCTTG GCGATAGTGAGGTTGCGAGAACTGTTATTGATGAAAGTAACGCTGAGGGAGAGGAAGCTAGAAGATTCTTGGAAGATGTTCGAGTTGCATCCCCGCAG GTGCTACGAGTGCTGAAGACACGACAAGTCACATATTCTGTGCTGACACACTTGAGTGAGTATATTCAGAACCTCCAGAAGACTGGGCTGCTAGAAGAGAAGGAAATGGTCCAATTAGATGATGGTCTGCAG ACTTGA
- the LOC136502719 gene encoding sodium/hydrogen exchanger 7-like isoform X5 has translation MEVHQIKRCMAQIVLLAGPGVVISTVLLGAAVKLTFPYNWSWKTSLLLGGLLSATDPVAVVALLKELGASKKLSTIIEGESLMNDGTSIVVYQLFYRMVLGRTFDAGSIIKFLSEVSLGAVALGLAFGIVSILWLGFIFNDTIIEISLTLAVSYIAFFTAQDSLEVSGVLTVMTLGMFYAAFAKTAFKGESQQSLHHFWEMVAYIANTLIFILSGVVIADGVLQNNAHFERHGSSWGFLLLLYVFVQISRLIVVGVLYPLLHHFGYGLDLKEAMILVWSGLRGAVALSLSLSVKRTSDTVQPYLKPEVGAMFVFFTGGIVFLTLIFNGSTTQFLLHMLGMDKLSATKLRILKYTRYEMLNKALEAFGELRDDEELGPADWITVKKYITCLNDLDNEPEHPHDVGDRDDRMHTMNLTDIRVRLLNGVQAAYWGMLEEGRITQATANILMRSVDEAMDLVSRQTLCDWKGLKSNVQFPNYYRLPRKLVTYFTVKRLESGCYICAAFLRAHRIARRQLHDFLGDSEVARTVIDESNAEGEEARRFLEDVRVASPQVLRVLKTRQVTYSVLTHLSEYIQNLQKTGLLEEKEMVQLDDGLQVARIFNLFLLLCLCEHLQFASHSKYTYKTPVS, from the exons ATGGAAGTACACCAAATAAAG AGATGTATGGCACAGATTGTGTTACTTGCTGGACCAGGTGTGGTAATATCAACAGTTTTACTTGGCGCTGCCGTAAAG CTCACATTTCCTTACAACTGGAGCTGGAAAACATCATTGTTGCTTGGCGGACTGCTTAGTGCAACTGATCCAGTTGCTGTGGTTGCACTGctaaaagaactcggagcaagtAAAAAGCTTAGTACAATCATTGAGGGTGAATCCTTAATGAATGATGG GACCTCTATTGTTGTCTATCAGTTATTCTATCGAATGGTGCTTGGAAGAACCTTTGATGCTGGCTCAATAATAAAGTTCTTGTCTGAAGTTTCACTTGGAGC TGTTGCTCTGGGCCTTGCATTTGGAATCGTGTCAATACTGTGGCTGGGCTTTATTTTTAACGATACAATCATAGAGATTTCACTTACTCTTGCTGTCAGCTATATAGCTTTCTTCACT GCGCAAGACTCATTGGAGGTCTCCGGTGTTTTGACTGTCATGACGCTGGGAAT GTTCTATGCAGCTTTTGCAAAAACTGCTTTTAAGGGTGAAAGTCAGCAAAGTTTACACCATTTCTG GGAAATGGTTGCCTACATTGCAAACACACTTATTTTTATATTGAG TGGCGTTGTTATTGCAGATGGCGTTCTACAAAATAATGCCCACTTTGAGAGGCACG GCAGTTCATGGGGCTTCCTTCTTCTGCTCTATGTCTTTGTACAAATATCTCGACTTATAGTTGTTGGTGTTTTGTACCCATTGTTGCATCACTTTGGGTATGGGTTGGACTTGAAAGAGGCCATGATTCTTGTTTGGTCTGGGCTGCGTGGGGCTGTTGCTCTGTCACTGTCATTATCTGTTAAG CGTACCAGCGATACAGTTCAACCTTACCTTAAACCAGAAGTTGGAGCAATG TTTGTGTTCTTCACTGGTGGCATCGTGTTTCTTACATTGATTTTTAATGGCTCAACCACACAATTTTTGCTACATATGCTCGGCATGGACAAATTGTCGGCCACAAAG CTTCGTATATTGAAATATACAAGATATGAAATGCTAAACAAAGCATTAGAGGCTTTTGGTGAGCTAAGGGATGACGAGGAACTTGGACCTGCTGACTGGATTACTGTAAAgaaatatatcacatgtttgaaTGACCTAGACAATGAGCCAGAGCATCCCCATGATGTTGGTGACAGAGATGACCGCATGCATACCATGAACTTAACAGATATCCGAGTGCGGCTTTTGAATG GTGTGCAAGCCGCTTACTGGGGAATGCTTGAAGAAGGACGAATAACTCAAGCTACAGCAAATATTCTGATGAGATCGGTTGATGAAGCTATGGATCTTGTTTCCAGACAAACATTATGTGATTGGAAAGGTTTAAAGTCCAATGTCCAGTTCCCAAATTACTATAGGTTACCACGAAAGCTTGTCACATACTTCACAGTCAAAAGATTAGAGTCTGGATGTTACATCTGTGCTGCATTTCTCCGTGCTCACAGAATCGCAAGGCGGCAGCTACATGATTTTCTTG GCGATAGTGAGGTTGCGAGAACTGTTATTGATGAAAGTAACGCTGAGGGAGAGGAAGCTAGAAGATTCTTGGAAGATGTTCGAGTTGCATCCCCGCAG GTGCTACGAGTGCTGAAGACACGACAAGTCACATATTCTGTGCTGACACACTTGAGTGAGTATATTCAGAACCTCCAGAAGACTGGGCTGCTAGAAGAGAAGGAAATGGTCCAATTAGATGATGGTCTGCAGGTAGCTAGAATATTTAACTTATTTTTGTTGTTGTGTCTCTGTGAACACTTACAGTTCGCAAGTCACAGTAAATATACTTATAAAACTCCAGTAAGCTAA
- the LOC136502719 gene encoding sodium/hydrogen exchanger 7-like isoform X1 translates to MGGDAEPDDAVLFVGVSLVLGIASRHLLRGTRVPYTVALLVLGVALGSLEYGTQHGLGKLGAGIHIWANINPDLLLAVFLPALLFESSFSMEVHQIKRCMAQIVLLAGPGVVISTVLLGAAVKLTFPYNWSWKTSLLLGGLLSATDPVAVVALLKELGASKKLSTIIEGESLMNDGTSIVVYQLFYRMVLGRTFDAGSIIKFLSEVSLGAVALGLAFGIVSILWLGFIFNDTIIEISLTLAVSYIAFFTAQDSLEVSGVLTVMTLGMFYAAFAKTAFKGESQQSLHHFWEMVAYIANTLIFILSGVVIADGVLQNNAHFERHGSSWGFLLLLYVFVQISRLIVVGVLYPLLHHFGYGLDLKEAMILVWSGLRGAVALSLSLSVKRTSDTVQPYLKPEVGAMFVFFTGGIVFLTLIFNGSTTQFLLHMLGMDKLSATKLRILKYTRYEMLNKALEAFGELRDDEELGPADWITVKKYITCLNDLDNEPEHPHDVGDRDDRMHTMNLTDIRVRLLNGVQAAYWGMLEEGRITQATANILMRSVDEAMDLVSRQTLCDWKGLKSNVQFPNYYRLPRKLVTYFTVKRLESGCYICAAFLRAHRIARRQLHDFLGDSEVARTVIDESNAEGEEARRFLEDVRVASPQVLRVLKTRQVTYSVLTHLSEYIQNLQKTGLLEEKEMVQLDDGLQVARIFNLFLLLCLCEHLQFASHSKYTYKTPVS, encoded by the exons ATGGGGGGCGACGCTGAGCCTGACGATGCGGTGCTCTTCGTTGGGGTGTCGCTGGTACTGGGCATCGCCTCCCGCCACCTCCTCCGCGGCACCCGCGTCCCCTACACCGTCGCCCTTCTCGTCCTCGGCGTCGCGCTTGGATCCCTCG AATATGGAACACAACATGGTCTAGGCAAACTTGGAGCTGGAATTCATATAT GGGCTAACATAAACCCTGATCTTCTGCTGGCTGTTTTTTTACCTGCTCTCCTCTTTGAAAGCTCCTTCTCCATGGAAGTACACCAAATAAAG AGATGTATGGCACAGATTGTGTTACTTGCTGGACCAGGTGTGGTAATATCAACAGTTTTACTTGGCGCTGCCGTAAAG CTCACATTTCCTTACAACTGGAGCTGGAAAACATCATTGTTGCTTGGCGGACTGCTTAGTGCAACTGATCCAGTTGCTGTGGTTGCACTGctaaaagaactcggagcaagtAAAAAGCTTAGTACAATCATTGAGGGTGAATCCTTAATGAATGATGG GACCTCTATTGTTGTCTATCAGTTATTCTATCGAATGGTGCTTGGAAGAACCTTTGATGCTGGCTCAATAATAAAGTTCTTGTCTGAAGTTTCACTTGGAGC TGTTGCTCTGGGCCTTGCATTTGGAATCGTGTCAATACTGTGGCTGGGCTTTATTTTTAACGATACAATCATAGAGATTTCACTTACTCTTGCTGTCAGCTATATAGCTTTCTTCACT GCGCAAGACTCATTGGAGGTCTCCGGTGTTTTGACTGTCATGACGCTGGGAAT GTTCTATGCAGCTTTTGCAAAAACTGCTTTTAAGGGTGAAAGTCAGCAAAGTTTACACCATTTCTG GGAAATGGTTGCCTACATTGCAAACACACTTATTTTTATATTGAG TGGCGTTGTTATTGCAGATGGCGTTCTACAAAATAATGCCCACTTTGAGAGGCACG GCAGTTCATGGGGCTTCCTTCTTCTGCTCTATGTCTTTGTACAAATATCTCGACTTATAGTTGTTGGTGTTTTGTACCCATTGTTGCATCACTTTGGGTATGGGTTGGACTTGAAAGAGGCCATGATTCTTGTTTGGTCTGGGCTGCGTGGGGCTGTTGCTCTGTCACTGTCATTATCTGTTAAG CGTACCAGCGATACAGTTCAACCTTACCTTAAACCAGAAGTTGGAGCAATG TTTGTGTTCTTCACTGGTGGCATCGTGTTTCTTACATTGATTTTTAATGGCTCAACCACACAATTTTTGCTACATATGCTCGGCATGGACAAATTGTCGGCCACAAAG CTTCGTATATTGAAATATACAAGATATGAAATGCTAAACAAAGCATTAGAGGCTTTTGGTGAGCTAAGGGATGACGAGGAACTTGGACCTGCTGACTGGATTACTGTAAAgaaatatatcacatgtttgaaTGACCTAGACAATGAGCCAGAGCATCCCCATGATGTTGGTGACAGAGATGACCGCATGCATACCATGAACTTAACAGATATCCGAGTGCGGCTTTTGAATG GTGTGCAAGCCGCTTACTGGGGAATGCTTGAAGAAGGACGAATAACTCAAGCTACAGCAAATATTCTGATGAGATCGGTTGATGAAGCTATGGATCTTGTTTCCAGACAAACATTATGTGATTGGAAAGGTTTAAAGTCCAATGTCCAGTTCCCAAATTACTATAGGTTACCACGAAAGCTTGTCACATACTTCACAGTCAAAAGATTAGAGTCTGGATGTTACATCTGTGCTGCATTTCTCCGTGCTCACAGAATCGCAAGGCGGCAGCTACATGATTTTCTTG GCGATAGTGAGGTTGCGAGAACTGTTATTGATGAAAGTAACGCTGAGGGAGAGGAAGCTAGAAGATTCTTGGAAGATGTTCGAGTTGCATCCCCGCAG GTGCTACGAGTGCTGAAGACACGACAAGTCACATATTCTGTGCTGACACACTTGAGTGAGTATATTCAGAACCTCCAGAAGACTGGGCTGCTAGAAGAGAAGGAAATGGTCCAATTAGATGATGGTCTGCAGGTAGCTAGAATATTTAACTTATTTTTGTTGTTGTGTCTCTGTGAACACTTACAGTTCGCAAGTCACAGTAAATATACTTATAAAACTCCAGTAAGCTAA
- the LOC136502719 gene encoding sodium/hydrogen exchanger 7-like isoform X3, producing the protein MGGDAEPDDAVLFVGVSLVLGIASRHLLRGTRVPYTVALLVLGVALGSLEYGTQHGLGKLGAGIHIWANINPDLLLAVFLPALLFESSFSMEVHQIKRCMAQIVLLAGPGVVISTVLLGAAVKLTFPYNWSWKTSLLLGGLLSATDPVAVVALLKELGASKKLSTIIEGESLMNDGTSIVVYQLFYRMVLGRTFDAGSIIKFLSEVSLGAVALGLAFGIVSILWLGFIFNDTIIEISLTLAVSYIAFFTAQDSLEVSGVLTVMTLGMFYAAFAKTAFKGESQQSLHHFCGVVIADGVLQNNAHFERHGSSWGFLLLLYVFVQISRLIVVGVLYPLLHHFGYGLDLKEAMILVWSGLRGAVALSLSLSVKRTSDTVQPYLKPEVGAMFVFFTGGIVFLTLIFNGSTTQFLLHMLGMDKLSATKLRILKYTRYEMLNKALEAFGELRDDEELGPADWITVKKYITCLNDLDNEPEHPHDVGDRDDRMHTMNLTDIRVRLLNGVQAAYWGMLEEGRITQATANILMRSVDEAMDLVSRQTLCDWKGLKSNVQFPNYYRLPRKLVTYFTVKRLESGCYICAAFLRAHRIARRQLHDFLGDSEVARTVIDESNAEGEEARRFLEDVRVASPQVLRVLKTRQVTYSVLTHLSEYIQNLQKTGLLEEKEMVQLDDGLQVARIFNLFLLLCLCEHLQFASHSKYTYKTPVS; encoded by the exons ATGGGGGGCGACGCTGAGCCTGACGATGCGGTGCTCTTCGTTGGGGTGTCGCTGGTACTGGGCATCGCCTCCCGCCACCTCCTCCGCGGCACCCGCGTCCCCTACACCGTCGCCCTTCTCGTCCTCGGCGTCGCGCTTGGATCCCTCG AATATGGAACACAACATGGTCTAGGCAAACTTGGAGCTGGAATTCATATAT GGGCTAACATAAACCCTGATCTTCTGCTGGCTGTTTTTTTACCTGCTCTCCTCTTTGAAAGCTCCTTCTCCATGGAAGTACACCAAATAAAG AGATGTATGGCACAGATTGTGTTACTTGCTGGACCAGGTGTGGTAATATCAACAGTTTTACTTGGCGCTGCCGTAAAG CTCACATTTCCTTACAACTGGAGCTGGAAAACATCATTGTTGCTTGGCGGACTGCTTAGTGCAACTGATCCAGTTGCTGTGGTTGCACTGctaaaagaactcggagcaagtAAAAAGCTTAGTACAATCATTGAGGGTGAATCCTTAATGAATGATGG GACCTCTATTGTTGTCTATCAGTTATTCTATCGAATGGTGCTTGGAAGAACCTTTGATGCTGGCTCAATAATAAAGTTCTTGTCTGAAGTTTCACTTGGAGC TGTTGCTCTGGGCCTTGCATTTGGAATCGTGTCAATACTGTGGCTGGGCTTTATTTTTAACGATACAATCATAGAGATTTCACTTACTCTTGCTGTCAGCTATATAGCTTTCTTCACT GCGCAAGACTCATTGGAGGTCTCCGGTGTTTTGACTGTCATGACGCTGGGAAT GTTCTATGCAGCTTTTGCAAAAACTGCTTTTAAGGGTGAAAGTCAGCAAAGTTTACACCATTTCTG TGGCGTTGTTATTGCAGATGGCGTTCTACAAAATAATGCCCACTTTGAGAGGCACG GCAGTTCATGGGGCTTCCTTCTTCTGCTCTATGTCTTTGTACAAATATCTCGACTTATAGTTGTTGGTGTTTTGTACCCATTGTTGCATCACTTTGGGTATGGGTTGGACTTGAAAGAGGCCATGATTCTTGTTTGGTCTGGGCTGCGTGGGGCTGTTGCTCTGTCACTGTCATTATCTGTTAAG CGTACCAGCGATACAGTTCAACCTTACCTTAAACCAGAAGTTGGAGCAATG TTTGTGTTCTTCACTGGTGGCATCGTGTTTCTTACATTGATTTTTAATGGCTCAACCACACAATTTTTGCTACATATGCTCGGCATGGACAAATTGTCGGCCACAAAG CTTCGTATATTGAAATATACAAGATATGAAATGCTAAACAAAGCATTAGAGGCTTTTGGTGAGCTAAGGGATGACGAGGAACTTGGACCTGCTGACTGGATTACTGTAAAgaaatatatcacatgtttgaaTGACCTAGACAATGAGCCAGAGCATCCCCATGATGTTGGTGACAGAGATGACCGCATGCATACCATGAACTTAACAGATATCCGAGTGCGGCTTTTGAATG GTGTGCAAGCCGCTTACTGGGGAATGCTTGAAGAAGGACGAATAACTCAAGCTACAGCAAATATTCTGATGAGATCGGTTGATGAAGCTATGGATCTTGTTTCCAGACAAACATTATGTGATTGGAAAGGTTTAAAGTCCAATGTCCAGTTCCCAAATTACTATAGGTTACCACGAAAGCTTGTCACATACTTCACAGTCAAAAGATTAGAGTCTGGATGTTACATCTGTGCTGCATTTCTCCGTGCTCACAGAATCGCAAGGCGGCAGCTACATGATTTTCTTG GCGATAGTGAGGTTGCGAGAACTGTTATTGATGAAAGTAACGCTGAGGGAGAGGAAGCTAGAAGATTCTTGGAAGATGTTCGAGTTGCATCCCCGCAG GTGCTACGAGTGCTGAAGACACGACAAGTCACATATTCTGTGCTGACACACTTGAGTGAGTATATTCAGAACCTCCAGAAGACTGGGCTGCTAGAAGAGAAGGAAATGGTCCAATTAGATGATGGTCTGCAGGTAGCTAGAATATTTAACTTATTTTTGTTGTTGTGTCTCTGTGAACACTTACAGTTCGCAAGTCACAGTAAATATACTTATAAAACTCCAGTAAGCTAA